A window from bacterium encodes these proteins:
- a CDS encoding GerMN domain-containing protein, with product MSKQSLIFFVILSFLVVSSLYFVPLLLHKEDVGRAVQLFYYNPKADKDETGNILCSQNGLQSVERKIENSTMPIEDTINLLLKGELTEAEKKQGLMTEYPLPGLELKSTELKNGLLTLTFSDTENKTGGGSCRVGILWFQIEATAKQFPEVSSVRFLPEELFQP from the coding sequence ATGAGTAAACAATCTCTTATCTTTTTTGTTATTCTCTCTTTTCTTGTCGTATCATCGTTGTATTTCGTGCCATTATTGCTGCACAAAGAAGATGTCGGCCGTGCTGTCCAACTTTTTTATTACAATCCGAAAGCGGATAAAGACGAAACGGGAAACATATTATGTTCTCAAAACGGTTTGCAAAGCGTTGAACGGAAGATTGAGAACAGTACGATGCCGATAGAAGACACCATCAACCTGCTTTTGAAAGGTGAGCTGACTGAAGCAGAAAAGAAGCAAGGCCTCATGACCGAATATCCCTTACCCGGTCTGGAATTGAAAAGTACCGAACTTAAAAACGGTCTTCTCACACTTACTTTTTCCGATACCGAAAACAAAACAGGGGGCGGCTCATGCCGGGTTGGGATTTTGTGGTTTCAAATTGAAGCTACGGCAAAACAATTTCCCGAGGTATCCTCCGTCCGTTTTTTGCCCGAAGAATTGTTCCAGCCTTAA
- a CDS encoding 4a-hydroxytetrahydrobiopterin dehydratase yields the protein MDCMDTWEEKGNFLHKTFIFKDFKEALAFVNQVGEIAERLQHHPDISISNYKEVSISTTTHSENNKVTEKDYALAKEINSLEHLHK from the coding sequence ATGGACTGCATGGACACTTGGGAGGAAAAAGGTAATTTTTTGCATAAGACCTTTATTTTCAAAGACTTTAAAGAGGCGCTTGCATTTGTTAACCAAGTGGGAGAAATTGCGGAACGATTACAGCATCACCCTGATATTTCCATTAGTAATTACAAGGAGGTTTCTATTTCAACAACTACCCACAGCGAGAATAATAAAGTAACAGAAAAAGATTATGCTCTTGCAAAAGAAATCAACAGTTTAGAGCACTTGCACAAATAA